A window of Rhododendron vialii isolate Sample 1 chromosome 11a, ASM3025357v1 genomic DNA:
GGTCTTTGTATGCTCCGAGACCTTTGGGTAGATTCATGCACTGGCCTCCAATCACTTCCTGAACTTCCCTCGAGTTTAGTCACGCTCAAGGCAGTACATTGCACATCTTTGAAAAGAATAACAAATCTACCAAACCTGTTGAAGTCGCTGTTTTTGGATGTTAGCGAGTGTAACAACCTAGTTGAGGTCCAGGGATTGTTCAAGTTAGCACCCATAGGAGACTTTTTTCCGGAAATGATCAATGATTTGGGATTGTTCAACACGGAATTGATTGGAAACAAAGAGGTGGAATTGTTCAACAATATGACAAAAACAAGAATCAGATGTACTGTGCaggtgcgctctctctctctctctctctctctctcgcgcccGCATATGCTACCTGAAACGTGGATGGATCTAGTATCCttggattttgattttaatACTGTCACTCTCTTTGGGCAGGGACTTTATGAGTTTGGGATATTCAGCTCATCTCTCCCTGGGAATGAGATACCCGACAGGTTCAGCCAGCGGGCTAAAGGAAACTTCATATCATTCAATGTGCCTTCAGAACCTAATCTCAAGATGCGAGGCTTCAGTATATGCTTCGTCTACTCACGTTCCAAGGATCGCACATTCCGGTTTTGGGGTGAATCTTCATCCAGAAACTGGTATTCGTATTTCATCAAAATCAGCAATAAGACCAGGGGTCAGAAATGGATATATAGCCCCACTTTCCTTGGTATTCCAAGTGCTGGAGAAGATATGACATGTCTAAGTCATTGGAAGTTTGAGAATCAGCTGGCAGATGGTGATGAAGTGAGTGTATCGGTGGTTGGGTTGAGTGTTACTTTTCGCATAAAGGAATGTGGGATCAGCTTCGTGTACGAGGAGCAAAAACAGCAGAAGGGAACACCAACAAAGAgtgaagaagaagtagaagaagaacaAGTAATTAAACCTGTCGATGCCcgtccttttcaaaacacgatTGATGGTCTTTTGTCTGCGTATCAGCTGAGGAGTGGTGAATATTTCCTCTCACACCCTGAGTACTTCATACTCGCGGAAGGTTCAAACAATAGTGATGCAGTTAGGTCTGTTTTGTATGAAAACTTATTTCAAGACAATGTGCAATGTACAGGTGCGCGTTATGTAGCTTTCTCATTTAATACTCATGTATGGGAAAGAACAACAATAGCAAATATGAGGCTCCTAACATAAAGAGTTGTTCATTTGggatatgggaaaaaaaattctttcctcTGCTTTATGTGATTCTTTTCTACATGTTGTTACAGGGTCTACATATGAGGGAGGCGAAGAAGTAGATGATGAGAGTGAAGattattttgatgatgacactTATGACGACGTAGATGAGGAGGAGTTGATGACCATATTGGGTTGGAAGTAAGTAAGTATTACCATCGTAATGATCGATGTCCCAATGATAACATATTTTCAGTTTCAATGGATTTCTAGTATAGAGCTGTGTTTAATAAAATACTACACAATTTTTTGGGGCCCCTctttttagcaaattttctgGAACTTAAGGCGAATGCCTTGCTCGTCTTTGCTCTGGACAGGTACTCTGTGTTACCCCAAACTTAATTTAAGATCTTTCTCATGTTTCTGTAAGCCACTTTGCACTATAAATATGCTGCCAAGCTCAAATTTAAGAACCAGGAGATCTGTTTTGCTTGCTGTTTGTAAATTGATGAGATATGCTTTGAGACGGACAGCGAATGATGTAACGAAAAGGTCTTTATGCTAGTAACATTTTAGTAAGAATGATGAGGTATGGATTaatccgattcctctcatcgagatgaacaACATGAGagaaaaatttgactcaaatctagtacgaaatactaagaaaaaataaccaaaaagacCGCGCTAAGAAATCGCCAAAAAAGTTAGGCCGAAGGAGGCCTAATGCTTGAGTTCTAATGACTAACGGTTCTCTAAAGATCCATAAGCAAGTGTCTGCGCAAGCTGAAAGAGTCTGCAGGATAGTCAAAATTTGGGTAAGTGCAAATGTTATAAAAGTATGCCTTAATCGACTCCTGGAAACTTGAACGCATAAAGCTCAACACTATAAAAAGTTGAGACTGGAAGCAACTTATGCTTTCTTTACACGTACGGAAGTACTACTAGTTTTTTGGAACAGAGAGTTCTCCTGtacatattattattattagtaatAAAAGCAGGGGTTCCTAGGAAAGTCAGCGTCATGGGTTCCTAGGCCGGTCTGGGGATTCCCATGGGGGAGATCTCAAGGAAACTATTCTTATTTTGTCTCTTATTTCCTTGCACTTTCCATATGTTTCCTTCTTGTTTTCATTTGCTTAGATCTGATAAATTCGATATTAACATGTTCTGTTTTTATTCTAttccctcacacacacacacacacacactctctctctctctctctctctctctctctctctgaaggaTTTTCTCTAGTCAAACACCACTCCCCATCCCACTCTTTCCATCACCTGCTTTGATCCAAGAGCTTCAGATGGGAGATGAAGACTACTTACCAAGAAAACGGCTACACCAGCATTCCCATATGCCGTACAAGCTCAAACTGCTGGTCCTGGCCATAATATCCAACCTCCTGACCACTACCTACATCCTCAGTGATGGACCCAGCTCCTTCAACCTCCACCCAATTTCCAAATACACTCAACACCTCTCCATCCCTCTCCGCTGGAAGCCCTCCTCCGCTCTCCTCCGCGAGCTCAACGCCACCCACCGCCAAGTCACCGCCACTCACCGCCTACTCACTGCCACCTTTCGCCAACTCACCGCCAACCAACGCCAACTCAAGGCCACCCACCGCAAACTCACCGCCAGTCGCTCCCAGATCGACGAGTTGACCAAGCAGCTGAAGCTCAACAATTTTATAGTGGGAGCACTCGTAAAGGATCTCCGCCGCCTCAAAAATCCTACTTCAGCCAACCAAATCATCAACGACCCCTCGATTCTTAACTACATTAATGGTCTTCCTAACGAAACAAAGCTCGCCATCGGGCCCCACAAACTCCCGCTTGGGCACTCGTCCCAAATGGGATCCGACCAGCTCTACCTTCCCATTGGAGGAGCTTGTTTGGAGTACAAAGACGAGTTAACTCAGTACATGACATATACAGTTGGAGGTGAGTGTCCGGTTGATGACGTGTTTGCCCAACGACTCATGCTGAAGGGGTGCGAGCCACTCCCCAGGCGTCGGTGCCACCCAAAGGCACCAGCCGGATATATCAATCCCACACCATTGCCGGGCAGCCTCTGGGCGACCCCACCCGACACGAGcattgtgtgggacccatacaCTTGTAAAAACTACCAGTGCCTCATTGACAGGGAAAAAACACAAGGGTTCTCTGATTGCAAGGACTGTTTCGACttacaggagagagagaagagccgGTGGCTCTTCGACGGAGGCCTCGACTACGGGATCGACCAAGTACTGAGCACGAAACCCCATGGCACGATCCGCATCGGGCTCGACATAGGCGGAGGGTCCGGCACGTTTGCCGCCCGAATGAAGGAAAGGGATGTGACCATCATAACCATTTCGATGAATTTTGACGGGCCATCCAACAGCTTCATTTCGTCGCGTGGGCTGTTGTCCATGCATCTGAGCATCTCTCAGCGGCTCCCCTTTTTCGAGAACACGTTAGACATAGTGCACTCGATGCACGTCCTGAGCAACTGGATACCAGATGCGATGCTCGAGTTCACCCTGTATGATATATACAGGGTTTTGAGGCCCGGGGGATTACTGTGGCTTGACCATTTCTTCTGCTTGGGGCACCAGCTGAATGCGACGTACATTCCGATGCTGGATGGAGTTGGGTTCAAGAGACTCAGGTGGAATGTTGGTTTGAAGCTTGATCCCCGGGTGGATGAGAATGAGTGGTACTTCTCGGCCCTGTTGGAGAAACCGATGAGTTAGTAACTATACTGAAAATGGCTTCTTTGTTAGAGATAGGACAGATTTGTGACTACAAAAGCATATTCTATCTGGAAATCCATTGAATGGTTCAACATGAATTTGGTTTAGATCCCCCAGGCATGATTACTGACCTGACCTGAGTTACGACGATAAATCAAGGAGTTTTATGAGCTTGCGATGACTGATAGTTTTTTTGTTGATGAAGCCAGTACCGTGCCATTCTACTAATCGAAACGAATCATGGGAGGGCCTTACGGCTCTAGAAATTTAAAATCAACGAATGCAATAGTTACTATGTAGAACCGATTGTTCATTTGTGGAGATCAAATTGTCCATAATTTCATCTTTCCGTTACAAGAACGTTTTCCCTGACATGAAGGCAAACAGAAAAAAACAGGAGAGCCATGCCAACATCTACGGCTATGGATACGGATAGGGTATAATGCTGGATTGGAAACAATAGAACTATAGGAGACTTGGGAGTCGAAAGTCGCCTTAATCGTTTTTACATCTCCACAGGTAACAACCAGAAGTTTATTACGCGGAATTGCAAAGGCCAGATCATTTACGTTGCAAATGTGAGACTGATCAATCTAAAGACTGGTCAATCTACcattaagaaacaaaataacATGTCCAATGAGTCTAGTCGAAACGAATATGAGACTAGTGCTAGCATTGAAGGGATGCCGCCATCAAGCTAGtggttttcaaaatcttgtttaaTCAAAATCATATCAAGATGCCAAAATTGAGTAATGCAGGTTGAGAATTGTCAATATTTCTCATTAGAATCAGCATCTGGTTTAGCATAGCATCCGCATATAATGTGTCTTCCTCGCGCGCAGTCTTGGTACGCCTTATTAGGGAGAGGAAAAACCAGAGTTATATTAAGCTTGGAATGCTATCAAGGAATgtgcttccaaaaaaaaaaatgagctctCAACAGCTCGAAGAAAACTCATTGTTAAATACGCTTACAATCACGTTCACTATACATTTTGATGGACTGTAAAAATATCAATAcgtaaataaaaatcaaatacgGGACTGTTAACTTTTAATATAAACACAGTCTCACAAAGAGAACTCATGCTTTGGGATTCCAACGATAGCAACTTGCCAAAgaaatgcaaaactaacaaatcaaACAAGCCAAAATTTATCAGCAACAACTTGAGAGCCCAACGCATCAAAATCGAGATCGAAACTTGGTAGCGGCTCCCATTGCAATATGGAAACTAGTTCTTCAAAATCTGCATCCATGTCTGAAAGCCTTTGTGAGTAATTTCCCTGCCTCTCCACATCCAAAAATTCTTCTGAGAAAGGTGTTGGGGCAAGCCCGGATAGGGTATGAGGGTTCGAGGCATCAAAATCAAGACTGAAACTTGGTAGCTGCTCCGACTCCAATATAGGAACTTGTTCTTCAAGATCCGCATCTATGTTAAGAAGCATTCGTGGATAGTCTCCTTGCTTCTCCATTTCCGAAAATTCTTCCGAGGAAGGTGTCGGGGGAAGCCAAGATAGGGTTTGAGGGACTGATGCGTCAAAATCAAGACCGAAACTTTGTAGCTGCTTCGACTCCTGTATAGGAACTCGTTCTTCAAGATCCGCATCCATGTCAAGAAGCATTTGTGAATAGTTTTCTTGCTTCTCCGTTTCcaaaaattcttcagagaaagGTGTCGGGGGAAGCCAAGATAGGGTTTGAGGGTCCGAAGCATCAAAATCAAGACCAAAACTTCGCAGCTGCTCCAACGTAGGAACTTGTTCTTCAAGATCCCCGTCCATGTCAGCCGAAAGCATCCGCAAATGATTTCCTTCGTTCTCCGCTTCTGAAAGTTCTCGCGAGTAAGGAACAGTTTCTGTTTCCGTTGCTTCCACCTTCTGTTCTTGCTCAGACTCCTTCCTAGCACGCTTTGCGGGTTTCCGGAGCGTAACATCAGCATCATAAGCAGCAGCAGCCTCAACATTCTCTGCTCTCCCCGTAGATTTCTTGGTGCACTTTACTATCTTGGTGTCTCTTGAGCCATCTCTTTTTATCCTACAAAGAACATATTCCCCTTTAGGCGATTGTTTCCTAGTACTCGAAGTACTATTACCATCCGGCTGCAAAGAGAACTCATGCATGGTCCAATAGCCTTTTCCCACGCTCTCGTCCATCGCTCCCGATTCGTTCGTGATCTGAAAACGCAGCATCCTCTTGTATCCTATCAATTCAGGATCGGTCTATTCGTCGTCAGGACCGGTCTGTTCGTCGTCAGAACCGGTCTGTTCGTCGTATATTGGTTCAGGACCGGTCTCTCCGTGCCACGAGCCACAGCCGGCCGTTCTAGCTATCCGTTTGTCGCTACCGCCTGCCTTGATCAACTTGGTGAGAACGTAGACGCTGCCTTCTTCCCACGGGTCGTTCTTGGTGAAAATCTGCCACGGGGCTTTATTTCCGGTCCCGTAAATCTCGCGTTCGAAAACGACGTCGCAAGGCAGGGCTTTACCCTTGCACTTCTTCCGAAGATAGTCGAGAACAAGTTCTTGGTCTGTAGGTCTAAACTTATAACCCACTGCCACGctcatgtctctctctctctcaataatcTTTgacaaatactctctctctcagtgaTATCACGTTGTTAAGTCCAGGTAATAATGTGATGGTATATATATAGCAGAATATAAAGTCGgctatgtatgtatgtactagAGTAGTACTGTACTACCTCCATCTACGGTCGCTCGTCCCTCACGAAaataattgtaattttttggaaaaaaaatgcgTCGtgcatatataatttttttgcaccagtTTAAAGTGCTTGATTTGTTCTTTaattggtgtaaaaaatttcaaaaaattatgaatgaaagtaatttatttttcgatCCAAAAATTTCGTTGACTTTTTGCAGAGGAAAAGTAATTTGGGACGGTTGAGTAGTGCAAAGTAGGGGTGTTACGAACCCAACCGGAccgaaaaagaccgaaaaaatcGACCGTTCGATTCGGTCTTCGGTCAAGGTGGCCGTGGCATAAAATTTTGGGTTCAGGGTGGACCAAACTGAACCGAACTTATTTCGGTTAGGTCTCGGTTTTGTTAAAATCTGGATCGaccggaccgaaccgaacccgaCAGGACCGAACTACCCCGACCGGACCGAACCACTCCAAACCGAAGTACCTCGAACCGAACCAACTATATACTTAATCCTTATATTTATATAATGAGTtgtgctatatgtaccgaccatgggggagagaaaatgtaccgacggccaccggacggc
This region includes:
- the LOC131306339 gene encoding TMV resistance protein N-like isoform X3; the encoded protein is MAAPRTHEASTSTSRHAYQVFLSFRGKDLRKTFIDHLHTSLTQAGIHTFKDDDEIETGQDIESELQKAISQSKISLVVFSKGYASSTWCLDELVKIAERRRVCGQVVLPVFYDVDPSHVRKQSGAFLQAFGRHEEEAGTDEKKERVKRWREALTEVANLGGKVLENEADGHESKFIQEIVKQISSKLNRTVLNVASHQVGIDARVKNIDLWLQDGSTEVGVLAIYGMGGIGKTTIAKTAYNQNFDKFDGSSFLANVREASEQPNGLVRLQRQLLSDILKKKVEKVHNVDEGVIKIKNAVNCKRVLLVLDDVDDLDQLNAVTGMRQWFYPGSKIIITTRHERLLKAHEVCEMYKVQELDDKESLQLFSWHAFGQDHPIEGYVELSERVLQHCGRIPLALQVLGSSMSGRNIDVWESAIKKLEAIPDSQILKKLKVSYDSLDDDHDKNLFLDIVCFFIGKDKDYVVRILDECDFFTIVGIQNLIERCLLMIGEDNKMKTHDLIRDMGREIVRQESPEEPGQRSRIWNHNDSLSVLSEKTGTETVKGLVLDMQMFMEGQSVGQIFSSESNDAKRKRTQEFLDELLLIDQGRSLKRRRLDLSRHSIDALSKIANEAGLKTDAIARMHELRLLLLHYVKLTGCYKEFPKKLKLVYWRGFPLKSIPNDFPLESLVALEMRNSSLKQVWSGTKVLKLLRFLNLSHSHSLTKTPDFSRLPKLERLILKDCIRLVEVHESIGELERLVFLNLRDCTNLRKLPKSICQLNSLEKLILSGCSNLIELPIELGKLESLTVLHADKVAVNQLVPTTGEVKSWKARFWSWVSKRSRSPESIGFFLATLSHSLVKLSLANCNLSNDAIPIDLNSLSLLQYLNLSENPINTLPESIKGLCMLRDLWVDSCTGLQSLPELPSSLVTLKAVHCTSLKRITNLPNLLKSLFLDVSECNNLVEVQGLFKLAPIGDFFPEMINDLGLFNTELIGNKEVELFNNMTKTRIRCTVQGLYEFGIFSSSLPGNEIPDRFSQRAKGNFISFNVPSEPNLKMRGFSICFVYSRSKDRTFRFWGESSSRNWYSYFIKISNKTRGQKWIYSPTFLGIPSAGEDMTCLSHWKFENQLADGDEVSVSVVGLSVTFRIKECGISFVYEEQKQQKGTPTKSEEEVEEEQVIKPVDARPFQNTIDGLLSAYQLRSGEYFLSHPEYFILAEGSNNSDAVRSVLYENLFQDNVQCTGSTYEGGEEVDDESEDYFDDDTYDDVDEEELMTILGWKIFSSQTPLPIPLFPSPALIQELQMGDEDYLPRKRLHQHSHMPYKLKLLVLAIISNLLTTTYILSDGPSSFNLHPISKYTQHLSIPLRWKPSSALLRELNATHRQVTATHRLLTATFRQLTANQRQLKATHRKLTASRSQIDELTKQLKLNNFIVGALVKDLRRLKNPTSANQIINDPSILNYINGLPNETKLAIGPHKLPLGHSSQMGSDQLYLPIGGACLEYKDELTQYMTYTVGGECPVDDVFAQRLMLKGCEPLPRRRCHPKAPAGYINPTPLPGSLWATPPDTSIVWDPYTCKNYQCLIDREKTQGFSDCKDCFDLQEREKSRWLFDGGLDYGIDQVLSTKPHGTIRIGLDIGGGSGTFAARMKERDVTIITISMNFDGPSNSFISSRGLLSMHLSISQRLPFFENTLDIVHSMHVLSNWIPDAMLEFTLYDIYRVLRPGGLLWLDHFFCLGHQLNATYIPMLDGVGFKRLRWNVGLKLDPRVDENEWYFSALLEKPMS
- the LOC131306339 gene encoding disease resistance protein TAO1-like isoform X2, which produces MAAPRTHEASTSTSRHAYQVFLSFRGKDLRKTFIDHLHTSLTQAGIHTFKDDDEIETGQDIESELQKAISQSKISLVVFSKGYASSTWCLDELVKIAERRRVCGQVVLPVFYDVDPSHVRKQSGAFLQAFGRHEEEAGTDEKKERVKRWREALTEVANLGGKVLENEADGHESKFIQEIVKQISSKLNRTVLNVASHQVGIDARVKNIDLWLQDGSTEVGVLAIYGMGGIGKTTIAKTAYNQNFDKFDGSSFLANVREASEQPNGLVRLQRQLLSDILKKKVEKVHNVDEGVIKIKNAVNCKRVLLVLDDVDDLDQLNAVTGMRQWFYPGSKIIITTRHERLLKAHEVCEMYKVQELDDKESLQLFSWHAFGQDHPIEGYVELSERVLQHCGRIPLALQVLGSSMSGRNIDVWESAIKKLEAIPDSQILKKLKVSYDSLDDDHDKNLFLDIVCFFIGKDKDYVVRILDECDFFTIVGIQNLIERCLLMIGEDNKMKTHDLIRDMGREIVRQESPEEPGQRSRIWNHNDSLSVLSEKTGTETVKGLVLDMQMFMEGQSVGQIFSSESNDAKRKRTQEFLDELLLIDQGLKTDAIARMHELRLLLLHYVKLTGCYKEFPKKLKLVYWRGFPLKSIPNDFPLESLVALEMRNSSLKQVWSGTKVLKLLRFLNLSHSHSLTKTPDFSRLPKLERLILKDCIRLVEVHESIGELERLVFLNLRDCTNLRKLPKSICQLNSLEKLILSGCSNLIELPIELGKLESLTVLHADKVAVNQLVPTTGEVKSWKARFWSWVSKRSRSPESIGFFLATLSHSLVKLSLANCNLSNDAIPIDLNSLSLLQYLNLSENPINTLPESIKGLCMLRDLWVDSCTGLQSLPELPSSLVTLKAVHCTSLKRITNLPNLLKSLFLDVSECNNLVEVQGLFKLAPIGDFFPEMINDLGLFNTELIGNKEVELFNNMTKTRIRCTVQVRSLSLSLSLSRPHMLPETWMDLVSLDFDFNTVTLFGQGLYEFGIFSSSLPGNEIPDRFSQRAKGNFISFNVPSEPNLKMRGFSICFVYSRSKDRTFRFWGESSSRNWYSYFIKISNKTRGQKWIYSPTFLGIPSAGEDMTCLSHWKFENQLADGDEVSVSVVGLSVTFRIKECGISFVYEEQKQQKGTPTKSEEEVEEEQVIKPVDARPFQNTIDGLLSAYQLRSGEYFLSHPEYFILAEGSNNSDAVRSVLYENLFQDNVQCTGSTYEGGEEVDDESEDYFDDDTYDDVDEEELMTILGWKIFSSQTPLPIPLFPSPALIQELQMGDEDYLPRKRLHQHSHMPYKLKLLVLAIISNLLTTTYILSDGPSSFNLHPISKYTQHLSIPLRWKPSSALLRELNATHRQVTATHRLLTATFRQLTANQRQLKATHRKLTASRSQIDELTKQLKLNNFIVGALVKDLRRLKNPTSANQIINDPSILNYINGLPNETKLAIGPHKLPLGHSSQMGSDQLYLPIGGACLEYKDELTQYMTYTVGGECPVDDVFAQRLMLKGCEPLPRRRCHPKAPAGYINPTPLPGSLWATPPDTSIVWDPYTCKNYQCLIDREKTQGFSDCKDCFDLQEREKSRWLFDGGLDYGIDQVLSTKPHGTIRIGLDIGGGSGTFAARMKERDVTIITISMNFDGPSNSFISSRGLLSMHLSISQRLPFFENTLDIVHSMHVLSNWIPDAMLEFTLYDIYRVLRPGGLLWLDHFFCLGHQLNATYIPMLDGVGFKRLRWNVGLKLDPRVDENEWYFSALLEKPMS
- the LOC131306339 gene encoding disease resistance protein TAO1-like isoform X1, coding for MAAPRTHEASTSTSRHAYQVFLSFRGKDLRKTFIDHLHTSLTQAGIHTFKDDDEIETGQDIESELQKAISQSKISLVVFSKGYASSTWCLDELVKIAERRRVCGQVVLPVFYDVDPSHVRKQSGAFLQAFGRHEEEAGTDEKKERVKRWREALTEVANLGGKVLENEADGHESKFIQEIVKQISSKLNRTVLNVASHQVGIDARVKNIDLWLQDGSTEVGVLAIYGMGGIGKTTIAKTAYNQNFDKFDGSSFLANVREASEQPNGLVRLQRQLLSDILKKKVEKVHNVDEGVIKIKNAVNCKRVLLVLDDVDDLDQLNAVTGMRQWFYPGSKIIITTRHERLLKAHEVCEMYKVQELDDKESLQLFSWHAFGQDHPIEGYVELSERVLQHCGRIPLALQVLGSSMSGRNIDVWESAIKKLEAIPDSQILKKLKVSYDSLDDDHDKNLFLDIVCFFIGKDKDYVVRILDECDFFTIVGIQNLIERCLLMIGEDNKMKTHDLIRDMGREIVRQESPEEPGQRSRIWNHNDSLSVLSEKTGTETVKGLVLDMQMFMEGQSVGQIFSSESNDAKRKRTQEFLDELLLIDQGRSLKRRRLDLSRHSIDALSKIANEAGLKTDAIARMHELRLLLLHYVKLTGCYKEFPKKLKLVYWRGFPLKSIPNDFPLESLVALEMRNSSLKQVWSGTKVLKLLRFLNLSHSHSLTKTPDFSRLPKLERLILKDCIRLVEVHESIGELERLVFLNLRDCTNLRKLPKSICQLNSLEKLILSGCSNLIELPIELGKLESLTVLHADKVAVNQLVPTTGEVKSWKARFWSWVSKRSRSPESIGFFLATLSHSLVKLSLANCNLSNDAIPIDLNSLSLLQYLNLSENPINTLPESIKGLCMLRDLWVDSCTGLQSLPELPSSLVTLKAVHCTSLKRITNLPNLLKSLFLDVSECNNLVEVQGLFKLAPIGDFFPEMINDLGLFNTELIGNKEVELFNNMTKTRIRCTVQVRSLSLSLSLSRPHMLPETWMDLVSLDFDFNTVTLFGQGLYEFGIFSSSLPGNEIPDRFSQRAKGNFISFNVPSEPNLKMRGFSICFVYSRSKDRTFRFWGESSSRNWYSYFIKISNKTRGQKWIYSPTFLGIPSAGEDMTCLSHWKFENQLADGDEVSVSVVGLSVTFRIKECGISFVYEEQKQQKGTPTKSEEEVEEEQVIKPVDARPFQNTIDGLLSAYQLRSGEYFLSHPEYFILAEGSNNSDAVRSVLYENLFQDNVQCTGSTYEGGEEVDDESEDYFDDDTYDDVDEEELMTILGWKIFSSQTPLPIPLFPSPALIQELQMGDEDYLPRKRLHQHSHMPYKLKLLVLAIISNLLTTTYILSDGPSSFNLHPISKYTQHLSIPLRWKPSSALLRELNATHRQVTATHRLLTATFRQLTANQRQLKATHRKLTASRSQIDELTKQLKLNNFIVGALVKDLRRLKNPTSANQIINDPSILNYINGLPNETKLAIGPHKLPLGHSSQMGSDQLYLPIGGACLEYKDELTQYMTYTVGGECPVDDVFAQRLMLKGCEPLPRRRCHPKAPAGYINPTPLPGSLWATPPDTSIVWDPYTCKNYQCLIDREKTQGFSDCKDCFDLQEREKSRWLFDGGLDYGIDQVLSTKPHGTIRIGLDIGGGSGTFAARMKERDVTIITISMNFDGPSNSFISSRGLLSMHLSISQRLPFFENTLDIVHSMHVLSNWIPDAMLEFTLYDIYRVLRPGGLLWLDHFFCLGHQLNATYIPMLDGVGFKRLRWNVGLKLDPRVDENEWYFSALLEKPMS